Proteins from one Roseofilum reptotaenium CS-1145 genomic window:
- a CDS encoding ATP-dependent DNA helicase, with translation MIEVEVHQQLRAFLRLSASPSWPHQLTMARLVARAMRLGRSALIQTGRPLYQGQPYRVSYLVPLLMWPGPAIWVGPEEILQQLQMVEIPQLQEMLALSSVKSVVVSDRWPNADFSGILLTTPEHFLGDRLHPENRGERFPFNIPTLIDGVDDLDNWTRQQINQCLTPKDWTELMLACPQHRDLIRDIQVKLTKSIFQHPPNPYECCLLTEEDRGAIANLFHYFDEYQLILPSPWQQFTLPPFTSDRLMWADIHRSTGQFTLWSGPVDIAPILSPIWADQPVVLIGETLDQQANASRYCTQMGLEDITCLQFNASSNQDLIHLYLPDRLPLPNTPQFQTQVLPEIQGLLSVRGNQGNLTVILVTDVPLKAQIAATLAGEFGSKVQVEKTSLEPHGILVCGWEFWRSHQSLLPAPGLLIIVALPIPSLEHPLVAGRVAYYKQRRLDWFREYLLPTTIQNLKRAIAPMRPGVVALLDTRVLHRSYGQTILASLEPMARINYRDPSWVRQIWDQEA, from the coding sequence GTGATTGAGGTGGAAGTCCATCAGCAACTGCGAGCGTTTCTGCGCTTGTCTGCGTCACCGTCCTGGCCCCATCAGTTAACGATGGCCCGGTTAGTTGCGCGGGCCATGCGTTTGGGACGCAGTGCTTTAATTCAAACGGGTCGCCCCCTTTATCAAGGACAACCCTATCGGGTGAGTTATTTGGTTCCGTTGCTCATGTGGCCGGGACCTGCTATTTGGGTGGGGCCGGAGGAAATTTTGCAGCAGTTGCAGATGGTGGAAATTCCCCAATTACAGGAGATGTTGGCCCTCAGTTCCGTGAAGTCAGTGGTAGTGTCCGATCGCTGGCCCAATGCTGATTTTTCTGGTATTCTACTCACAACCCCAGAACACTTTTTAGGCGATCGCCTCCATCCAGAGAACCGAGGAGAGCGCTTCCCCTTCAATATTCCCACTCTCATCGATGGTGTAGACGATCTAGACAACTGGACTAGGCAGCAGATCAATCAATGTTTAACCCCCAAAGACTGGACGGAGCTAATGTTAGCCTGTCCCCAACACCGGGATCTGATTCGGGATATCCAAGTTAAGCTCACCAAATCCATTTTCCAGCATCCTCCCAACCCCTACGAATGCTGTTTATTAACTGAGGAGGATCGAGGGGCGATCGCCAATCTCTTCCATTACTTTGACGAATATCAGCTTATCCTACCCTCTCCCTGGCAACAGTTCACGCTCCCCCCATTCACCTCAGATCGTCTGATGTGGGCCGATATCCATCGTTCCACCGGTCAATTTACCCTCTGGTCTGGCCCTGTAGATATCGCCCCGATCCTCAGCCCTATCTGGGCCGATCAACCGGTCGTTTTAATTGGTGAAACCCTCGATCAACAAGCCAATGCAAGTCGCTATTGTACCCAAATGGGACTCGAAGATATTACTTGCCTTCAATTTAATGCTTCGAGTAACCAAGACTTAATCCATCTTTATTTACCCGATCGCCTTCCCCTCCCCAATACACCCCAATTTCAAACTCAGGTGTTGCCAGAAATTCAAGGATTACTCAGTGTCCGGGGAAATCAAGGCAACTTAACCGTTATTTTAGTCACCGATGTCCCCCTAAAAGCCCAAATTGCAGCCACATTAGCCGGTGAATTTGGCTCCAAAGTACAAGTTGAAAAAACCTCATTAGAACCCCATGGAATTTTAGTGTGTGGATGGGAATTTTGGCGATCGCATCAAAGCCTGTTACCCGCACCCGGTTTACTCATTATTGTTGCCTTACCCATCCCCTCTTTAGAGCATCCCCTAGTGGCTGGACGAGTGGCCTATTATAAACAACGGCGCTTAGACTGGTTTCGGGAATACCTACTACCGACGACAATCCAAAACCTAAAACGGGCGATCGCCCCTATGCGTCCGGGAGTTGTGGCGTTATTAGATACCCGTGTTCTCCATCGCAGCTATGGTCAAACCATCCTCGCCTCCCTCGAACCCATGGCTCGCATTAATTACCGCGACCCCAGTTGGGTGAGACAAATTTGGGATCAAGAAGCATAA